A part of Aegilops tauschii subsp. strangulata cultivar AL8/78 chromosome 2, Aet v6.0, whole genome shotgun sequence genomic DNA contains:
- the LOC109745909 gene encoding polyol transporter 5: protein MDRAALPAAVEPKKKGNVRFAFACAILASMTSILLGYDIGVMSGASLYIQKDLKINDTQLEVLMGILNVYSLIGSFAAGRTSDWIGRRFTIVFAAVIFFAGALIMGFSVNYAMLMFGRFVAGIGVGYALMIAPVYTAEVSPASARGFLTSFPEVFINFGILLGYVSNFAFARLSLRLGWRIMLGIGAVPSVLLAFMVLGMPESPRWLVMKGRLADAKVVLAKTSDTPEEAAERLADIKTAAGIPLDLDGDVVAVPKNKGSSEEKRVWKDLILSPTKAMRHILIAGIGIHFFQQSSGIDAVVLYSPRVFKSAGITGDNRLLGTTVAVGATKTVFILVATFLLDRIGRRPLLLSSTGGMIVSLVGLATGLTVISRHPDEKITWAIVLCIFCIMAYVAFFSIGLGPITWVYSSEIFPLHVRALGCSLGVAVNRLTSGVISMTFISLSKAMTIGGAFFLFAGIASFAWVFFFAYLPETRGRTLEDMSSLFGNTATHKQGAAEADDDAGKEKKVEMAATN from the exons ATGGACCGCGCCGCACTCCCGGCGGCCGTCGagcccaagaagaagggcaacgTGAGGTTCGCCTTCGCCTGCGCCATCCTCGCCTCCATGACCTCCATCCTCCTCGGCTACG ACATCGGCGTGATGAGCGGAGCGTCGCTGTACATCCAGAAGGATCTGAAGATCAACGACACCCAGCTGGAGGTCCTCATGGGCATCCTCAACGTGTACTCGCTCATTGGCTCCTTCGCGGCGGGGCGGACGTCCGACTGGATCGGCCGGCGCTTCACCATCGTCTTCGCCGCCGTCATCTTCTTCGCGGGCGCCCTCATCATGGGCTTCTCCGTCAACTACGCCATGCTCATGTTCGGCCGCTTCGTGGCCGGCATCGGCGTGGGGTACGCTCTCATGATCGCGCCCGTGTACACGGCCGAGGTGTCCCCCGCGTCTGCCCGTGGCTTTCTCACCTCCTTCCCGGAGGTGTTCATCAACTTCGGCATCCTCCTCGGATATGTCTCCAACTTCGCCTTCGCCCGCCTCTCCCTCCGCCTCGGCTGGCGCATCATGCTCGGCATAGGCGCGGTGCCGTCCGTCCTGCTCGCCTTCATGGTGCTCGGCATGCCCGAGTCTCCCCGGTGGCTCGTCATGAAGGGCCGTCTCGCGGACGCCAAGGTTGTGCTTGCCAAGACTTCCGACACGCCGGAGGAGGCCGCCGAGCGCCTCGCCGACATTAAGACTGCCGCCGGCATCCCTCTGGACCTCGACGGCGACGTGGTCGCCGTGCCCAAAAACAAAGGAAGCAGCGAGGAGAAGCGCGTGTGGAAGGACCTCATCCTGTCCCCGACCAAAGCCATGCGCCACATCCTCATCGCGGGAATCGGCATCCACTTCTTCCAGCAGTCTTCGGGCATCGACGCCGTCGTGCTCTACAGCCCGCGAGTTTTCAAGAGCGCCGGCATCACGGGCGACAACCGTCTCCTCGGCACCACCGTGGCGGTCGGGGCCACCAAGACGGTCTTCATCCTGGTGGCCACCTTCCTCCTCGACCGCATCGGCCGGCGGCCGCTGCTGCTGAGCAGCACGGGCGGCATGATCGTCTCCCTAGTGGGCCTCGCGACGGGGCTCACCGTCATCAGCCGCCACCCGGACGAGAAGATCACCTGGGCCATCGTCCTGTGCATCTTCTGCATCATGGCCTACGTGGCCTTCTTCTCCATCGGCCTCGGCCCCATCACGTGGGTGTACAGCTCGGAGATCTTCCCGCTGCACGTGCGCGCGCTGGGCTGCTCCCTGGGCGTGGCCGTCAACCGCCTGACCAGCGGCGTGATCTCCATGACCTTCATTTCGCTGTCCAAGGCCATGACCATCGGCGGCGCCTTCTTCCTCTTCGCCGGCATCGCCTCGTTCGCATGGGTGTTCTTCTTCGCCTACCTGCCGGAGACCCGCGGCCGCACGCTGGAGGACATGAGCTCGCTGTTCGGCAACACGGCCACGCACAAGCAGGGCGCCGCGGAAGCCGACGACGACGCCGGGAAGGAGAAGAAGGTGGAAATGGCCGCCACCAACTGA